The following proteins come from a genomic window of Paenibacillus sp. CAA11:
- a CDS encoding GTP pyrophosphokinase, which produces MDVRDWGTFLLPYEQTVEELKVKFKTMRAELKKREEYAPIEFVTGRVKKISSILDKAKRLGVAMEDLETGIEDIAGIRIMCQFVEDIRRVAEYIRGRKDLTVLYEKDYITNYKESGYRSFHMIIEYPVQTAVGQKKVLAEIQIRTLAMNFWATIEHSLNYKYRDKLPGEMKERLKIAAEAAFVLDNEMSSIREEILESQKTFEDDSNLVSKTLGAIHQLYFYHLISEAIDAQRRFNEIWESRNLSAMKDLLDEVKGLLRSAKKGEDMETTDGL; this is translated from the coding sequence ATGGATGTAAGAGATTGGGGAACCTTTCTGCTTCCGTACGAGCAGACTGTTGAAGAACTTAAAGTTAAATTTAAAACGATGCGTGCAGAGCTCAAGAAAAGGGAAGAGTATGCACCGATCGAATTTGTCACCGGACGCGTGAAGAAGATATCCAGCATCCTTGACAAGGCCAAACGTCTTGGTGTAGCTATGGAGGATTTGGAGACAGGGATTGAGGATATTGCTGGCATACGTATCATGTGTCAGTTCGTTGAGGATATTCGCCGGGTTGCGGAATACATTCGCGGTCGTAAGGATCTGACTGTCCTGTACGAGAAGGACTATATTACCAATTATAAAGAGAGTGGTTATAGAAGCTTTCATATGATTATCGAATACCCGGTTCAAACCGCAGTGGGTCAAAAAAAGGTGCTTGCCGAAATTCAGATTCGGACGCTGGCCATGAATTTCTGGGCTACCATCGAGCACTCGCTGAATTACAAGTACCGGGATAAGCTGCCTGGCGAAATGAAAGAGCGTCTGAAAATTGCCGCTGAAGCTGCTTTCGTTCTGGATAATGAAATGTCCAGTATCAGGGAAGAGATTCTAGAGTCTCAGAAAACGTTCGAGGATGACTCTAATCTGGTCTCCAAGACGCTCGGGGCGATTCACCAGCTTTATTTCTATCATCTGATCTCAGAGGCCATCGACGCACAGCGGCGCTTTAATGAGATCTGGGAATCGCGGAACTTAAGCGCGATGAAGGATCTGCTGGATGAAGTCAAAGGCCTGCTTCGTTCCGCGAAGAAGGGCGAGGACATGGAGACCACTGATGGTCTATGA
- a CDS encoding RsmB/NOP family class I SAM-dependent RNA methyltransferase: MAVSLPPLFLDRMQRLLKDEYNAFLASYEKPRFAGIRVNTLKISRDAFFTLSPFSLRPVPWCETGFYIDEGLKPGKHPYYHAGLYYIQEPSAMAPAEALDVQPGDRVLDLCAAPGGKSTQIAARLQGEGLLVTNDISAERTKALAKNIELYGVRNAIVLNETPERIAKAFPHFFNKILIDAPCSGEGMFRKDEDMARQWEKHSVEKCSLMQRDILQSAARLLSPGGTIVYSTCTFAPEEDEGQIASFLKQHEDFEVIPLPEAWGIASGRPEWLQPSDLDTEWTQADQEALARTADTGRLWPHRIEGEGHFVAVLRHTGEAHEATTDKAVNESVKPGAVRRKEQAAARGRGGKRDSRQAPSQDELLRAWKHFCDNHLAGQPEHAGHPVWFGSQLYLAPLEAERLSGLKTVRPGWYVGSVKNGRFVPAQPLAAALRPEEAGRVLKLSSEEGEAVRYLKGETLQVPQERLQCQAGMEAKGYILVCVDGYSLGWGKWQDGMLKNEYPPGWRWQ; the protein is encoded by the coding sequence ATGGCTGTTTCCTTACCGCCATTATTTCTAGACCGTATGCAGCGATTGCTTAAGGATGAGTATAATGCCTTTCTTGCTTCCTACGAGAAGCCTCGCTTCGCTGGCATTCGGGTTAACACACTCAAAATTAGCCGGGACGCCTTCTTCACATTATCCCCGTTTTCCCTTCGGCCAGTGCCGTGGTGCGAAACGGGGTTTTACATCGATGAAGGCCTAAAGCCCGGCAAACATCCCTATTACCATGCAGGCTTGTATTATATTCAGGAGCCCAGTGCGATGGCTCCGGCAGAGGCGCTGGATGTCCAGCCGGGCGACCGCGTACTTGATCTGTGCGCAGCCCCTGGGGGGAAATCAACTCAGATTGCTGCAAGACTCCAAGGAGAAGGCCTTCTAGTGACAAATGATATAAGCGCGGAGCGTACAAAGGCACTCGCCAAAAATATTGAGCTGTACGGGGTCCGGAATGCTATTGTGCTGAATGAAACTCCTGAGCGAATTGCCAAGGCGTTTCCTCATTTTTTCAATAAAATACTGATTGATGCCCCATGCTCAGGGGAGGGAATGTTCCGCAAGGACGAAGATATGGCGAGACAATGGGAGAAGCATTCGGTGGAGAAATGCTCTTTGATGCAGCGGGATATCCTACAGTCGGCCGCACGTCTCCTCAGTCCAGGAGGAACAATTGTCTACTCCACGTGCACCTTTGCGCCTGAAGAGGACGAGGGACAAATCGCTAGCTTTCTCAAGCAGCATGAAGATTTCGAAGTGATTCCCCTGCCTGAGGCTTGGGGAATTGCTTCAGGACGGCCGGAATGGCTGCAGCCTTCGGATCTTGATACAGAATGGACTCAGGCTGATCAAGAGGCCTTGGCCCGAACAGCGGATACCGGTAGACTATGGCCGCATCGGATTGAAGGAGAAGGTCATTTTGTAGCGGTGTTAAGGCATACTGGGGAGGCACATGAGGCCACGACCGATAAGGCTGTCAATGAGTCTGTGAAGCCCGGGGCTGTAAGACGGAAGGAACAAGCGGCAGCCCGAGGGCGCGGAGGGAAGCGGGATTCCCGTCAGGCGCCTTCCCAGGACGAACTGCTACGGGCATGGAAGCATTTCTGTGACAATCATCTTGCCGGGCAGCCGGAGCACGCCGGACATCCCGTATGGTTTGGGTCTCAGCTGTATTTAGCACCGCTTGAAGCAGAGCGGCTATCCGGTTTGAAGACTGTGCGCCCGGGGTGGTATGTCGGTAGCGTGAAGAACGGGCGTTTTGTTCCCGCACAGCCGCTGGCTGCTGCTCTGCGGCCCGAGGAGGCTGGGCGTGTTCTGAAGCTGTCCTCGGAAGAAGGAGAGGCAGTCAGGTATTTAAAAGGGGAAACGCTGCAAGTGCCTCAGGAACGCTTGCAATGCCAAGCGGGAATGGAGGCAAAGGGATATATCCTAGTCTGTGTGGATGGCTATTCGCTAGGCTGGGGAAAATGGCAGGACGGGATGCTTAAGAATGAATATCCGCCCGGCTGGAGGTGGCAGTAA
- a CDS encoding DUF309 domain-containing protein — MVYDPKYEAFLVYFNRDHDYFECHEVMEELWLSQERDLFYKGLLQIAVGAFHFRAKNYKGAIKMLESAAEMLRPYPVEHAGIQLGKIRDEAVQLAQELKQMSEEPVPYRDLFIEVTDPKLGDAVSRLSAQISPNDPIRLRPQRGPNHDLRDLRWRNKHTNE, encoded by the coding sequence ATGGTCTATGACCCGAAATATGAGGCTTTTCTGGTGTATTTCAACAGGGATCATGACTATTTTGAATGCCATGAGGTCATGGAGGAGCTGTGGCTTTCGCAAGAGAGAGACCTTTTCTATAAAGGTCTCTTGCAAATTGCAGTAGGGGCATTTCATTTTCGTGCAAAAAATTATAAGGGCGCTATCAAAATGCTGGAATCTGCTGCTGAAATGCTTCGTCCTTACCCAGTGGAGCATGCTGGGATCCAGTTAGGCAAAATCAGGGACGAGGCTGTGCAATTAGCACAGGAGCTCAAGCAGATGTCCGAAGAGCCGGTTCCTTATAGGGATCTGTTCATAGAGGTAACAGATCCTAAGCTGGGTGATGCGGTATCCAGACTATCTGCTCAGATTTCGCCCAATGATCCGATTCGGCTCAGACCGCAAAGAGGACCCAATCATGATCTTCGTGATCTTAGGTGGAGAAACAAGCATACCAATGAATAA
- a CDS encoding glycosyltransferase family 4 protein — protein sequence MKLLQALFFPPEQPGGVSSMVPYLQERFTSPRWEMELFSIPKRVRFKGSGPVEFHTFDWRQYEESPIVQKYVQTYLDYIWWTRLRIKQGYDLIHAHHPIVGLAMKEVFPDTPVLQTVHSSYERELLLNGRIQTGGPEHQFLTSIYRELEYRTDQLLTVSDSFRSYLSPYVERPDDILVISNGFDEKRFKPIPHENEVAQLVTVCRLVPAKGLDILLQACAKLKKREIPFVLHIIGDGPIRPELEALAQQLGIYEETIFYGYTLHPEEFMPFFDIFVLPSRAEAFGSVFAEAALCSLALVGTNVGGIAEQIEDGINGLLVPSEHPEALAEALEQVISDPDYRYTLARAGSEKAKSHYSLNRAVHELKKLYLQYGNKKSQYCDK from the coding sequence ATGAAGCTTCTACAGGCACTATTTTTTCCTCCCGAACAGCCTGGGGGCGTATCATCTATGGTCCCTTACCTGCAAGAGCGATTTACTTCGCCTAGGTGGGAAATGGAGCTGTTCTCTATTCCGAAGCGAGTGCGCTTCAAGGGCAGTGGTCCAGTTGAATTTCATACTTTTGATTGGCGGCAATATGAGGAGAGTCCTATTGTACAGAAATACGTTCAGACCTATTTGGATTATATATGGTGGACACGGCTGCGAATCAAGCAGGGTTATGATCTGATCCATGCGCACCATCCTATCGTAGGGTTGGCCATGAAGGAGGTATTCCCGGATACGCCAGTGCTTCAGACTGTTCACTCAAGCTATGAGAGGGAACTGCTGCTTAATGGGCGAATTCAGACTGGCGGCCCCGAACACCAATTCCTTACGTCTATTTATCGGGAGCTTGAGTATCGGACAGACCAATTATTAACGGTGTCAGATTCATTCCGAAGCTATTTGTCTCCTTATGTAGAACGACCTGATGATATTCTTGTCATTTCGAATGGATTTGATGAGAAAAGGTTCAAGCCCATCCCGCATGAGAATGAGGTGGCCCAGCTGGTGACTGTCTGTCGATTGGTGCCCGCCAAAGGGCTTGACATCCTCCTCCAGGCTTGTGCCAAGCTTAAGAAACGTGAGATTCCGTTCGTGCTGCATATCATTGGGGATGGTCCAATCCGACCTGAGCTCGAAGCATTGGCTCAACAGCTCGGCATTTATGAAGAGACCATTTTCTATGGATATACCCTGCATCCCGAGGAATTTATGCCTTTTTTTGATATTTTTGTGCTTCCTTCCCGGGCAGAGGCTTTCGGTTCCGTCTTTGCGGAAGCAGCTCTGTGTAGTTTGGCGCTTGTGGGAACCAATGTTGGCGGTATTGCCGAACAGATCGAGGATGGAATTAACGGACTTCTTGTTCCGTCTGAGCATCCAGAAGCTCTAGCTGAAGCGCTTGAGCAAGTGATTTCTGATCCGGATTACCGCTATACACTTGCAAGAGCAGGATCCGAGAAAGCCAAAAGCCATTATTCGCTGAATCGGGCAGTTCACGAGCTGAAGAAGCTGTACCTTCAATATGGGAACAAAAAATCTCAATATTGTGATAAATAA
- a CDS encoding ferredoxin, whose product MAKYTWVEKDTCIACGACGATAPDIYDYDDEGLAEVIYEGDANRGVTEIAEDLYDDLQDACDGCPTDSIKVADEPFNKEG is encoded by the coding sequence ATGGCGAAATATACTTGGGTTGAAAAGGATACTTGCATCGCTTGCGGCGCATGTGGCGCCACAGCACCCGATATTTACGACTATGACGATGAAGGCTTGGCGGAAGTCATTTACGAAGGTGACGCAAACCGCGGCGTTACAGAGATCGCTGAAGATCTGTATGATGATCTCCAGGACGCCTGTGACGGTTGTCCGACAGATTCGATCAAAGTCGCAGACGAACCGTTCAATAAAGAAGGCTAA
- a CDS encoding Cof-type HAD-IIB family hydrolase: MKYKLIALDVDGTLLNDDHVLTQGTKEVIAEVAAQGTEIVLCTGRAPSGSIPYMESLGLEGYIITHNGAAAVTVGSTREVVHEFAMNAQGLEPYFDYCRKHGVHFDVNTTFELYTDRAEELDPEILEMYHKFLVHPKSMPAWSEFHEPIVKITASGTPEAIDKVQQDWGLWEQEFNMLRSGDYFLDLMHKEASKGAALKKLAEKRGIAPEEVMAIGNYYNDITMLTFAGLGVAMENSPLEVKAAADAITLTNNEEGVKAALEKYCLEISSSRS, encoded by the coding sequence ATGAAATATAAACTGATTGCACTTGATGTAGACGGTACGCTGCTGAATGACGACCACGTGCTCACTCAGGGAACTAAAGAGGTGATCGCCGAGGTTGCTGCGCAAGGGACGGAAATTGTTCTCTGTACCGGACGTGCCCCAAGCGGCTCCATTCCTTATATGGAATCTCTGGGCTTAGAAGGCTACATCATTACTCATAACGGAGCAGCCGCTGTTACGGTAGGAAGCACCAGAGAAGTGGTTCATGAATTCGCCATGAATGCTCAGGGGCTGGAGCCTTATTTTGACTACTGCCGCAAGCATGGAGTTCACTTTGATGTGAACACAACCTTTGAGCTGTACACGGATCGTGCCGAGGAACTGGATCCCGAGATTCTGGAGATGTACCATAAGTTTCTTGTTCACCCCAAGTCCATGCCAGCCTGGTCCGAGTTTCATGAGCCAATTGTGAAGATTACGGCTTCAGGAACCCCAGAAGCTATTGATAAAGTCCAGCAGGATTGGGGCCTGTGGGAACAAGAATTTAATATGCTGCGCAGCGGCGACTACTTCCTGGATTTGATGCACAAGGAGGCATCCAAGGGCGCCGCACTTAAGAAACTGGCGGAGAAGAGAGGGATTGCTCCAGAGGAAGTGATGGCCATCGGCAACTATTATAACGATATTACAATGCTTACATTTGCCGGCCTGGGAGTTGCGATGGAGAATTCCCCGCTTGAAGTGAAGGCGGCAGCTGATGCGATTACACTGACCAATAATGAGGAAGGCGTTAAGGCTGCTCTTGAGAAATACTGTCTGGAGATTTCATCATCACGTTCTTAA
- a CDS encoding L,D-transpeptidase: MKNSVYLKDYVRMHPDNRMAWYLLGKEYDRSGQEGKAHYCYIQAGEIYEAFESSKVPAEVWKEYEAKLLEAQVRKQRNRRRVRKLLLACIFLLLIWIPSPSLNENSKNNRDNVRTAGMDAVGEQEIYFTAKPLVTAKDKLQTKAQLLSATDGTPDATTAVLAMGRADKWLVWKPEMKVNFTIDNRKAEGKKTLQSYDAADCVCRPPDAEDLKRKALKWTQEQEMLVMLMSAIQHYQEQKGKLPGKLSDLALPFPNNWIAGEAVETSIAFPKALHRVKELQNKAANSPQNAEELKNNSSANKKTAPFFQKELEIKVDKAKHKLALVSGNVILRVYDVGLGGQRTPEGSFRITDKVVNPNGHDDGEFGSRGMELSAGNYAIHGTNEEDSIGKDESLGCIRMRKADVEELFDLAPKGTKVTIGSDLVPDSAKPGAAPRFRLPDRQDQTNPHKTYHWLN; the protein is encoded by the coding sequence ATGAAGAATTCGGTGTACCTCAAAGATTATGTCAGAATGCATCCAGACAATCGTATGGCTTGGTATCTGCTAGGGAAAGAATATGACCGCAGCGGCCAGGAGGGGAAAGCCCACTACTGTTATATTCAAGCAGGCGAGATTTACGAGGCCTTTGAGTCCAGTAAGGTGCCTGCTGAGGTGTGGAAGGAGTATGAAGCGAAGCTGCTTGAGGCTCAGGTGCGCAAGCAACGCAATCGGCGGAGAGTAAGGAAATTGCTGCTGGCCTGTATTTTTCTGCTGCTGATTTGGATTCCGTCACCATCCTTGAACGAAAATTCTAAGAACAACCGCGATAATGTTAGGACAGCTGGCATGGATGCAGTTGGAGAACAAGAGATCTATTTTACCGCAAAGCCGCTTGTGACAGCAAAGGATAAGCTTCAAACCAAAGCGCAGCTGCTTTCGGCGACCGATGGAACACCTGATGCCACAACGGCTGTGCTTGCGATGGGCCGAGCAGACAAGTGGCTGGTTTGGAAACCGGAGATGAAAGTGAATTTTACGATAGACAATCGAAAAGCTGAGGGGAAGAAAACCCTGCAATCCTATGATGCCGCAGACTGTGTCTGCAGGCCACCGGATGCTGAAGACCTTAAGCGCAAGGCGCTCAAGTGGACACAGGAACAGGAGATGCTGGTCATGCTCATGTCAGCTATTCAGCACTATCAAGAGCAGAAAGGGAAGCTGCCGGGGAAGCTGTCAGATTTGGCTCTTCCTTTTCCAAATAACTGGATCGCTGGTGAAGCTGTAGAGACATCTATCGCATTTCCGAAAGCGCTACATAGGGTAAAGGAGCTACAGAACAAGGCAGCGAATTCTCCGCAAAATGCGGAGGAGTTAAAGAACAACTCATCTGCGAACAAAAAGACGGCTCCTTTTTTTCAGAAAGAATTAGAAATTAAGGTTGATAAGGCGAAGCATAAGCTGGCTTTAGTCAGCGGAAATGTAATATTGAGGGTGTACGATGTAGGGCTTGGAGGACAACGAACACCGGAGGGCTCGTTCAGGATCACGGATAAGGTGGTCAATCCTAATGGCCATGATGACGGAGAATTTGGCAGCCGGGGAATGGAGCTGTCAGCAGGAAATTATGCCATACATGGTACAAATGAAGAAGACAGCATCGGAAAAGATGAATCCCTGGGCTGCATCCGAATGCGAAAGGCAGATGTGGAGGAGCTGTTCGATCTAGCGCCTAAAGGAACGAAGGTTACGATTGGTTCGGATTTGGTGCCGGATAGTGCCAAGCCCGGAGCCGCTCCACGATTCAGGCTGCCGGACCGGCAGGATCAGACCAATCCTCACAAAACTTATCATTGGTTGAATTAG
- a CDS encoding pseudouridine synthase: MAGGKTTQRIDKMLGHLGYGSRAELKKMAKQGRITLNGNVIKDTGTQADPDQDRIEVDGELVLYREHIYLLMHKPAGVISATEDTREKTVIDLLPESYRVFSPFPVGRLDKDTEGLLLLTNDGALAHELLSPRKHVPKTYEADVIGEIGPYEIQRFAEGVTLDDGYITKPAKLQVLSIQETGVQVTSRISLTITEGKFHQVKRMFESVGSKVLYLKRTAMGPLRLEDSLAKGSYRELTEEELKLLSGYSPGTAAEDKP; the protein is encoded by the coding sequence ATGGCTGGAGGCAAAACAACTCAGCGGATCGATAAGATGCTTGGGCATCTAGGGTATGGTTCGCGTGCGGAGCTTAAGAAGATGGCCAAGCAGGGTCGTATTACTTTGAACGGCAATGTGATCAAGGATACCGGAACCCAGGCCGATCCAGATCAGGACCGGATTGAAGTCGATGGAGAGCTTGTTCTGTACCGGGAGCATATTTATCTACTGATGCATAAACCGGCAGGGGTGATCTCCGCGACGGAGGATACAAGAGAGAAGACGGTGATCGACCTGCTTCCCGAAAGCTATAGGGTATTTAGCCCCTTTCCTGTAGGTAGGCTTGATAAAGACACTGAAGGACTGCTGCTGCTTACGAATGACGGGGCACTCGCCCATGAGCTGCTGTCCCCGAGAAAGCATGTCCCCAAAACCTATGAAGCGGATGTGATCGGCGAAATCGGGCCGTATGAAATTCAGCGGTTTGCCGAGGGCGTTACCTTAGACGACGGATATATAACTAAGCCGGCCAAGCTGCAGGTATTAAGCATCCAGGAGACTGGTGTCCAGGTAACAAGCCGGATATCTCTAACGATTACTGAGGGCAAGTTTCACCAGGTTAAACGGATGTTTGAATCGGTAGGCTCGAAAGTGTTGTATCTCAAGCGTACAGCGATGGGGCCGCTGAGGTTGGAGGATTCGCTGGCTAAAGGATCTTATCGAGAGCTGACCGAAGAGGAGCTGAAGCTTCTAAGCGGTTACTCTCCAGGTACTGCTGCTGAGGACAAGCCTTGA
- a CDS encoding RsmB/NOP family class I SAM-dependent RNA methyltransferase yields the protein MSDIQLPEAYRYALTQQLGDEEGARFLHSYNQPRTFGLRINTLKLELGSPVFHKLEHLFSLRAVPWCPEGFYYEESTRPGRHLYHAAGIYYIQEPSAMSAVQLLDPQPGETILDLAAAPGGKSTQIAARMQGKGVLITNEIHPQRAKILAENIERLGIRNAIVTQATPAELSAKFPLAFDRIMLDAPCSGEGMFRKDPAAIQEWSEASVQFCAARQRDILHDAIAMLKPGGTLAYSTCTFNRQENEENMAYVLQTYPFMELIREHRIWPQQSEGEGHYVALLRRVDEGDEMLASPSGKRSRKASSKQRGANHAAMVQQEFEAWAKDHLRGFEPSGTYLSFGEAIYMLPHSRTMNPDADLLKGLKTPRPGLKLGVAKKGRFEPDHALAAALKPEEAIRRFNLASDSADGSAYLRGETLSVPDSIKGWTLVTADNFPLGWGKASGGQLKNHLPKGLRLQL from the coding sequence ATGTCAGATATACAGCTACCTGAAGCTTACCGGTATGCCTTAACCCAGCAGCTCGGCGACGAGGAGGGCGCCCGGTTTCTACACAGCTATAATCAGCCTCGAACCTTTGGACTCAGGATAAACACCCTGAAGCTTGAGCTTGGATCACCGGTTTTTCACAAATTGGAGCATTTGTTCTCTTTAAGAGCTGTGCCATGGTGCCCTGAAGGCTTCTATTATGAGGAATCCACCCGTCCTGGCCGTCATCTGTATCATGCTGCCGGGATTTATTATATTCAAGAACCTTCAGCCATGAGCGCAGTTCAGCTGTTGGACCCTCAGCCAGGCGAGACCATCCTGGATCTTGCTGCTGCTCCAGGAGGAAAGTCTACACAAATTGCAGCCCGCATGCAGGGTAAGGGCGTGCTGATCACGAACGAAATTCACCCGCAGCGCGCCAAAATATTAGCGGAAAACATCGAAAGGCTGGGCATTCGTAATGCGATTGTTACACAGGCCACCCCAGCAGAGCTGTCGGCTAAATTCCCTTTAGCATTTGATCGGATTATGCTCGACGCCCCTTGTTCAGGGGAAGGCATGTTCCGCAAGGACCCCGCCGCTATTCAAGAATGGTCGGAAGCATCTGTGCAATTTTGCGCAGCGAGACAGAGAGACATCTTACATGACGCGATCGCCATGCTAAAACCCGGAGGTACACTGGCTTACTCAACCTGTACTTTTAACCGTCAGGAAAATGAAGAGAACATGGCGTACGTTCTCCAGACTTACCCTTTTATGGAGCTTATTCGAGAGCATCGAATTTGGCCCCAGCAGTCTGAGGGTGAAGGTCACTATGTAGCTTTGCTCCGGCGAGTAGACGAAGGAGACGAGATGCTGGCAAGCCCCTCTGGTAAACGATCGAGAAAGGCTTCCTCCAAACAGCGAGGCGCTAATCACGCGGCCATGGTGCAGCAGGAGTTTGAGGCTTGGGCCAAGGATCATTTGAGAGGCTTTGAACCAAGCGGGACCTATTTGTCTTTTGGAGAAGCGATATACATGCTTCCACATAGCCGTACGATGAATCCGGATGCAGATTTGTTAAAAGGGTTAAAGACACCCCGGCCTGGCTTGAAGCTTGGCGTAGCCAAGAAAGGACGTTTCGAACCAGATCATGCACTGGCCGCAGCTCTTAAGCCGGAGGAAGCCATCCGCCGATTCAATCTAGCTTCCGATTCTGCGGATGGTTCTGCCTATTTACGAGGAGAAACTCTGAGCGTGCCTGATTCTATTAAGGGCTGGACATTAGTTACCGCTGATAATTTCCCCTTAGGCTGGGGAAAGGCGAGCGGAGGACAGCTCAAAAATCATCTCCCCAAAGGCTTAAGGCTTCAGCTGTAG
- a CDS encoding quinone-dependent dihydroorotate dehydrogenase: protein MIYRSLGKPVLFKLDPERAHHLVIGGLHKAAQFPGGTAGLRSVYGVKETPDLAVDLFGLHFPTPVGLAAGLDKNADAVEGFSAIGFGFMEVGTVTPLGQPGNEQPRLFRLPPDEALINRMGFNNRGAEEMAKQLAGLKRRYIPIAVNIGKNKVTPNELAYTDYEKCIQELYEYADFFVVNISSPNTPDLRNLQHGDDLSELLAAVTAEMKAQGAKRGTDKAVLVKIAPDVTDEELEYMVDTISRSGVSGIIATNTTISREGLAHPHAKETGGLSGKPLKDRSTEIISRVYRQTAGGLPIIGSGGIFNSDDAYAKIRAGASLVEIYTALIYKGPEVNRQLHKGLRELLKQDGFEHISEAVGADHR from the coding sequence TTGATTTACCGCAGTTTGGGAAAACCGGTTTTGTTTAAGCTTGATCCTGAAAGGGCCCATCATCTGGTGATCGGGGGGCTGCATAAAGCTGCTCAATTTCCAGGTGGCACAGCGGGTTTGAGATCCGTGTACGGGGTGAAGGAGACTCCTGATTTAGCTGTCGATTTATTTGGGTTGCACTTTCCAACTCCTGTGGGGCTTGCTGCCGGATTGGATAAAAATGCAGATGCTGTTGAAGGCTTCTCAGCCATTGGCTTTGGCTTTATGGAGGTCGGAACTGTGACCCCGCTTGGCCAGCCAGGAAATGAACAGCCTCGTTTGTTCCGGCTTCCGCCTGATGAAGCGTTAATTAATAGAATGGGCTTCAATAACCGGGGCGCTGAAGAAATGGCCAAGCAGCTGGCAGGACTGAAGCGGCGTTATATTCCGATTGCTGTGAATATCGGTAAGAACAAGGTTACTCCGAATGAGCTGGCTTATACGGATTATGAGAAGTGCATTCAAGAGCTTTATGAATACGCTGATTTTTTTGTCGTAAATATCAGCTCTCCTAATACGCCTGATTTACGAAATCTTCAGCACGGCGATGATCTGTCCGAGCTGCTTGCTGCGGTGACAGCCGAGATGAAGGCTCAAGGCGCCAAGAGAGGCACCGATAAGGCCGTGCTGGTTAAGATTGCTCCTGATGTCACCGATGAGGAGCTTGAATATATGGTAGATACGATATCCCGAAGCGGAGTTTCGGGCATTATTGCTACGAATACCACAATTTCCCGCGAGGGCCTAGCCCATCCGCATGCCAAAGAGACCGGGGGCTTAAGCGGTAAACCGCTCAAGGATCGATCAACTGAGATCATATCGAGGGTTTACCGTCAAACTGCAGGGGGCTTGCCGATCATCGGTTCTGGCGGAATTTTTAACAGTGATGATGCATATGCCAAAATCCGTGCAGGGGCCAGTCTGGTTGAAATCTATACGGCATTGATTTATAAAGGGCCTGAAGTGAACCGCCAATTGCACAAGGGGCTTAGGGAGCTGCTTAAGCAGGATGGATTTGAGCATATCTCCGAAGCAGTGGGGGCAGATCACCGCTGA